A genomic stretch from Melospiza georgiana isolate bMelGeo1 chromosome 29, bMelGeo1.pri, whole genome shotgun sequence includes:
- the TMPRSS12 gene encoding transmembrane protease serine 12, producing the protein MRRARPALPLLLLLLAGPLPAGTAPTDPVDECQQQLAVARSVVSWIVGGHEAPEGAWPWVVSLQVLRGGVRFVHLCGGVLLGRRAVLTAGHCVDGRTDPCSWRAVLGVHNLHKHSRHTARRRIRRIIVHSEFRRETFENDVAVFELRSAVRYSLFIQPVCLAPAALVEPLENSSDCYISGWGRTSEKGKISPVLKEAHVAILPSSLCNSSAGYAGLMNDKALCAGAWAGGTDTCQGDSGGPLVCYHPDTDKYYLIGIASFGVGCGRPRYPGIYVRLSQYRKWIKAKLLLINKAWNPLSTPLTVLLALGHTVLTQIL; encoded by the exons ATGCGGCGGGCGCGGCCcgcgctgccgctgctgctgctgctgctcgcgGGGCCCCTGCCCGCGGGGACGGCCCCCACAGACCCTGTGGACG agtgtcagcagcagctggcggTGGCCCGGAGCGTGGTGTCCTGGATCGTGGGGGGCCACGAGGCCCCGGAGGGCGCGTGGCCGTGGGTGGTGAGCCTGCAGGTGCTGCGCGGCGGCGTCCGCTTCGTGCACCTGTGCGGCGGCGTGCTGCTGGGCCGGAGAGCCGTGCTGACCGCCGGCCACTGCGTGGATGGCAGGAC GGATCCGTGTTCCTGGCGAGCCGTCCTGGGCGTGCACAACCTGCACAAGCACAGCCGGCACACGGCCAGGAGGAGGATCAGGAGGATCATCGTGCACTCGGAGTTCAGGAGGGAAACCTTCGAGAACGACGTGGCCGTGTTCGAGCTGAGGTCGGCCGTGCGCTACAGCCTCTTCATCCAGCCCGTGTGCCTGGCCCCGGCCGCCCTGGTGGAGCCCCTGGAGAACAGCTCCGACTGCTACATCAGCGGCTGGGGACGCACCAGCGAGAAGG GTAAAATCTCACCTGTGCTAAAAGAAGCCCACGTGGCAATCCTCCCTTCCAGCCTGTgcaacagctctgcaggctaTGCAGGGCTCATGAACGACAAAGCGCTCTGCGCCGGCGCCTGGGCCGGAGGCACCGACACCTGCCAG GGCGACAGCGGGGGCCCCTTGGTGTGTTACCACCCTGACACTGACAAGTATTACCTGATTGGCATCGCCAGCTTCGGGGTGGGCTGCGGCCGCCCCCGCTACCCCGGCATCTACGTGCGCCTGTCCCAGTACAGAAAATGGATCAAAGCAAAACTCCTGCTGATTAACAAGGCTTGGAACCCCCTGAGCACCCCACTCACCgtgctcctggccctggggcacACAGTGCTCACGCAGATTCTGTAG
- the LOC131094460 gene encoding N6-adenosine-methyltransferase TMT1A-like, whose protein sequence is MPEATASALLLRAGLALLAWPVYLLSFLGIWEPFCKKVFFPFFLEKISGAHEKKSKRYKQELFRNLPDFRGPSGELRLLEIGTGSGSNFQFYPAGCKVTCSDINPNFQEGLSRNMKKNQHLHYEQFLVAAGEDLRQVPSGSVDAVVCTLVLCSVQSVSSTLREVLRVLRPGGAFYFLEHVAAEHSSWTYFWQQVCYPTWKLVFAGCCLTRELWKNLEEAKFSELKIQHISVALPWMPIEPHIVGYGVK, encoded by the exons ATGCCAGAGGCCACTGCAAGCGCCCTCCTGCTCCGTGCTGGCCTGGCACTGCTAGCCTGGCCCGTCTACCTGCTGTCCTTCCTGGGCATCTGGGAGCCTTTCTGCAAGAAggtcttctttcctttcttcctagAGAAGATTTCTGGAGCTCACGAGAAGAAATCAAAGAGGTACAAGCAGGAGCTCTTCCGCAATCTGCCCGACTTCAGGGGCCCCTCGGGGGAGCTGCGGCTGCTGGAGATCGGCACCGGCAGCGGCTCCAACTTCCAGTTCTACCCCGCGGGCTGCAAAGTCACCTGCAGCGACATCAACCCCAACTTCCAGGAGGGCCTCTCCAGGAACATGAAGAAGAACCAGCACCTGCACTACGAGCAGTTCCTGGTGGCTGCGGGAGAGGACCTGCGGCAGGTGCCCAGCGGCTCGGTGGACGCTGTGGTTTGCACgctggtgctgtgctctgtgcagagcgtcagcagcaccctcagggaAGTGCTCCGAGTGCTCCGGCCG GGAGGAGCTTTCTATTTCTTGGAGCACGTGGCCGCTGAGCATTCCAGCTGGACGTATTTTTGGCAGCAAGTCTGTTACCCGACTTGGAAACTCGTCTTTGCTGGATGCTGCCTCACGAGAGAGCTGTGGAAGAATCTGGAAGAGGCAAAGTTCTCCGAGCTGAAGATACAGCACATCAGCGTGGCGCTACCCTGGATGCCCATCGAGCCGCACATCGTGGGGTACGGGGTGAAGTAA